The genomic stretch CACCCTGAACACAACGAGTTACTAGCTAACATGTTTGATGCACTCCTGGCAGATGAAAATAACATGGAAGACAATAAAGGCCCAAACATCCCCACAGCTGAGAGGAAAACCTTAGAGAACGTTGGGTCTGAAAATCCATCACAGCAAAATCCAAAAGAAAGTGCAGCCCAGAGTCCACAACGATGTGACATTTCTCATACAACTCCCCTTTTCACCAAAGCCTCTCAAGATGACTACAATTGTAGTACAGCCAGCAAAGAGTCAGAACTATCAGAAGAATCCTTTGAATCTGGATATCAGAGCTCCAGCATAAATTCTGCTTCTCTGGATGCAAGAGATCTTCAACAAATGGTTCATCAAAGCCGTTTACTATGTCATTCTGAAAGTGAGCTTGACTCTTGTGTCCTGGCCCAGGAGTCTACAAATAAATCATTGTTTGGAACTGAAACAGACAGAAtaaacagccctgcagacaagAGTTTTGATACCCTTGTGTCTGCATCCATGGGGTTGTGTCGTTCTGTCTACAAGAGCTGTGACACCCTTTTGTCTCCGTCACTGGAACCCTGTGGCTCTGCCTACAGGAGCTTTAATATGCTTGTGTCTGCATGCAAGGAACCAAGCAGCTCTGCATACAAGAGCTTCAGTGCCCTCATGTCTCAGTCGATGGCTAACACTAGCCTGACTCTGGGCCTTGAAAGCGTGCCTTCCTTACCACCTTTGAGACAGTTGTCAGAGACGCCCAAATGCAGCTGCAGAGATCAAAGTGCTCAGCCTGCTAGCAAGCAGATGTGTTACCACAACTACGGATCTCCCGGCACTGAGCTTGATTTTCCAAACACCTGTTCAGAACATActgattttctgtctttctccaCACATGCAAATGAAGgtgcttcagtttttctttcagaggaagAAATGCATAAGCGAGTAATATATCAAAATGCTCAAAGGAAAACCGATATAATTTCTTGCCCCATTGCACCTCAGCCGTCTGGCTATCAGCCTTTAGGTAGTTCAGGTAAATGTAATGGTCTATACTGGGACAGTGACAACGAGGTTATGTCTACATCACTATATGAATCCTTCATTAATCTGTGCAACAACCTGAATGAAGCACCTCCAGATACTGCAATCTGTGAATCTGACCCAAGGATAAAGGACGGTGTGTGTTTGACTGTTCAGGGTTCTGACTGCACCACTGTCCCAGGTTTAGCATCTAGTGAGAATGACACACAGACTAGTGATGGTAGCCCTTGGATCAATAGCACTAATGAGCTGTATGGTGATGAAAATACCATCAGAGATGAACAGCTGTTGCATTTGTTAGAGATGAAAGGTCAAGATTTagacagcagagaaagagcTACAAAGGcaacaaaatggaaaagctTTAACCCTACTGGTAAAGTGATGCAAGAGGGTTGTGATAACAGACTAAAATACTAACTTCCACTGCCACTCACACAACCACTTGAGGGAACTTGGAGATGCAGGGGGAAGTGAAGAGGTGCTGAAGCATGCagatgggggtggggggtgtgGCTCAGCAGTCAGCTTCACTGGACAGTATTGGGCTAAGCTTAGACAGAAAAACTGCAGAGCCCCTGGAGCTCCATGGCTCAGACAAGGTGCTACCTTATCATTTTGTGTAACTCCTATCTTTCTGTCACACCATTCACAGTGAGGACTCCAGACTGGCActtgccattttaaaaaaagaccaGTAGAACTATTAGTGGAAAACATcaggaaaactgagaaaaaaatgaaacttttgtGCGAACCCTTGCCCAAGAGGACCAGTGCTATATGGAGGTAGCCTAGCCACATTTGCCAAGACTGAACTAGTCTTTGGAAATAAACTGTATGGCAAGTTGAATTGTTGCTTGTTATTTCAATCTTGACTGAAGTGAGGGCTGCCATAGGTCACCCAAGATTCATTGGGTTGTAGCACTTATGCCTGCCTGGGACTGGCAGCTGGGACATGACGCAGACCCCTGGGCACAGTTGGGTTTGgcacccagcagtggcagccacagctctaCAGGGACAAAGAGCTGGTGTCTCCAGTTGTGAGAAATCTCTaaaagggagcagcagctgcaggaagcaggagTTCTTAGAACAGCTTTTGCAGTtactgccctggctctgtgttgCTTGGGAAGCACACAAAGGTTACATGGAATGTGCTGACACACCTGAAAGTGGGATATAGGTGCAAGTCCAAAGGGAAGGTGTTTGATTTATCACACAGCCTGCATAACTTACTtcttttggggtgggggggggatgTTGTTCTGTGTGCTTAGCCCTGGTATGGGGTGTATGTTTCTATACCTGTGCAATCAAGACCTGAAGTAAAGATTACCATCATTTGCACTTACACAGTGCTATCATTGGTGATTAGTTTCTTATCTAGCTGTAAAAGGAATCAGGGATTTCTAAGCAGCGTTTCTTCCCAGAAAGATTATCCACGTGGGTTTCAAGTGACAGATTTCTAGCCCAAGCTTGTGATCTGCCCCTTTGGTGGTGAGTGGGAATTGTGACTTTGAGCTGGCAGTGAGGGGTCTGAATTGAGGTCACCAGTTGAGgaccagcctgtgcctgcatgCTTATACAGAGAGAGGCAGCTCACCCTCCCAAGAGAGAAGCTTTGGTACCCTCCAGGCTTGTCCTTTGTGCGAGTGGAGGCCTCTTGCCAGGACAGAGAATTACTGGCCATAGTAAGCATATATTCAttggttttcagtttgttttgaaAGACTGCTGTGCAAGTGAAGGCTTGTGCCAAATTTTAGCCTAGTTATAGTGCCATTTATTACTTGCTCACAATCGCTCCACCTCCACATCTTTCTCACCTGTCTGTCTACCAAATACTAGCAACCTGACTCACCATGAGTGAAATAGGTTCCTGAGAAAAAAAGCTGGTGCACTCACAGTTCAGGAGAAACTAGTTCAGGTACACTCCTTTTCCATTGCAGAAATGCCACAGGCTTGGcttcttttcatttctcttctgaaCAGAGTTGGCTCCTTGGAAATACACACCTGTAAGGACCAGCTGTTGGCAAATTACCGTCAATCATGAGGTTTATCATTGCCCATAGAAAACTAACAATAAACAGACAACAAGGTGATCCTAGTATAGAGCAGGACCTTGAGGATGTGGAGTCAAGTTCTTGAGGGTAGGGGCAAGTTAATTTAGGGTGAAGGAGGGGTCAGCTTTTTAAATAGCTTGACCCTGCATCTTGCTTTGTGACCCTACATTGCTGAGGCAGGATCCAGGGTTGTCCAAGTGTCCACCTACCATGAGCTACAAACTTTATATAAGAAAACCAGTTCTTTTGAGTGTTGCAATGATAGGGCCAAAGGAACAAAGGATTAGAGAATTAAATGAGAGGGTTGTAACTCCCTAAACCCTGCTCCCTAAGGTTTACTTCTGACCATGGAATTATGTGACAAAACTCCTTAATgaagagaggctgagagaaCAGTTTATTTTCTCCTAACCAGGTCTTCTCTGTAGAAAACATTTTAGGGAGCATGATTCATACAACTTGTGTTCTAGCCCTGACAGAGGTGCTTCCAAAAGGTGTTATTTTGTATGCAGtttcttttacaaaaaaaattttttttttaaaattaattgttgGGAGGACTATGCCTGGGCAATGCACAGGCATGTGAGTCCATGCATGCACACCAGATCATTTCTCACCTTTTCAGATTGCTGAATGCAAGCTCTGCCCCAGACTCCCACATGATGATGTATCTTGATCTCGCATTACCcgtaatttttgtttctttcagcaCACTTCTGTGACTGAGACCTTGCAGTCAGGGCAACAGCCCTCAAGACCTCTCCTATTGCACCAAAGTCACAAGGTCAGAAGGAACTTTCTGGTTAAAAAAAGCAGGGATACCAGTGAACTGGTTTAGTTTTCAACTGCAGGACTGTTGTCTTTTCTAAGCAGATTGctcaaaagcaaaggaaaaacacagtCAAGTGAGGAAGAGAGCATTTTCCAGATACCTCACTAACACAACCAAAGCCTAATGACTTGCCACATGTTGGCCTGCTTTCCCAGAGTGCCTAATAACAGCtatcagcagcacagctggattgCTAAATCCTGAGTGTTTTCATTCCTTATGACAAGCTTGTTAAGAGGAACTTTGCATCTCTGCATAACTTTGGCCAAagctgctttgctctatttgtCCTTTTTGCTGTCCTGCTTCCAATCTGCCCTTCCTGTGGTCTTCTATAACATTGAAATGTCCATACTGTCCCTTCAGTAAGACTGCAagataaaagagaagaaaatctggCAACAGTCCTAGTTGAACAGAATGGGGAACTGGCTGCTCTGGCATGTTTAGCTGCATGAGGGGAGGAGCAACTGTTTAGGTCTTTTTTTGCTCTTAGTCAGAATGCTGTCTATAAAACTGACCATCTTTGCATGAGGCCTAAGATTCTGTATTCTGAATGCAGAGAGGCAATTGTCATGGCAAGAGCTGTTACAGTACAGCCTGTGAGCCACAGTCTGTCTTTGGTAGAGGTATTTCTGTGCTAGACCTGCCCCAGTCCAAGCATCCTAAGGAGCTCCTGTCCCAGTTTAGTGATGGATCAGCCACTTCCTTATCCTGTCTCTACCCAATCATAAAGAGCAGGGCATTCATAACAGTGTGGAATTTGTCCTCTGATTGAAGGCTACCAAGTTGATGACTAATACGTAGCACTGGGATTTTCCTACTTGGTGCTGTTTCCCCAGCTCTTAGAAATGGGGAAATTCACTATACGGCTGAAGGGTTTTGAGGCTGACTGCTTCTCCCCAGCTCAGCTACTGCTGGTTTCACTTGCAATGAGCCACCCACACAGCAACAAGAATTATAACGAGGTGAGAAAGCACTGGACCGCATTCTGGGTGTAGAATTTCCATGCCTGGGTCAGCCTTGTAACCAGTCCCCAGTTCTTGTTTTGACACCCTAGGGAGTTTCTGTGAGAACCAGATGTGCATCGGCCGGGCTGGCTGTGGAGCCAGTGCCTGTGGTAAACAGCCAGCTGAAGTCTGGAGGAGCTGGCTTGTACTGTGCTGCAAGTACTGACCAGTGCACATGTCTGGCAGGCCCTGGGCTTGAAGGTTGTGCAGGGCAGTTCACTGCTGCATGGTCTTCCACCTCCACTGCCTGGCTGAGGTGCTTCAGTAACACATTGCATGCTCCTCCACAACATGACCGGGGGCAATGAAGCCATGAAATGCCTTGTTTCCTCTACTACAGCAGGAATTAGGATACACAGTTTGGCCTTTGCTGACTATTTCATGGCCTcatcctgagctgtgctgggccccTGCAAGAGACACTTGTTCAGAAGTATTAGAAATTCTTCCCACTTTTGGTCAAGCTGCCTTTGCAGTTCTTACAGCTTAAAagcctctggctctgctcctgtaTTGGGCTTCTGTAGCAAGATTTTATAGTGGAGGGGGGCTACAAGAGTGGCTTTTCTGAGAAGCCACTCCcttcctgccttttctcctAAAGGCACATCACATTGTTGCCAGTGACATGAGAAGTCACCAAATGTGTTAGGACTGCATGTTCTGTGGTTTACAGATGCAGCTGGCCACCCCCCTGCAGCTTGCTGTGTCAGgcctttgctttgctttgcacaTGCTGCCACAGCCAGAGGTTGAAGACAGCTGGTGtgtttttcaccctgtgacatGTGCCAGAAGCTGCCTAAGGCACACGCCATTGCTGCACCAGCCCCAGTGGCggaagagctgcagccaggcagaatAGGTGGGACATGCTGATTTTTGACAGCTGTGGTACAGCAGAGCTCCATGAGATGCAGATGAGGATCTTGCCATAAacagctgtgtgccaggagtAGCGTTCTGGTCTTGGTGCATCCCCAGTTGCAGAGATCTGGGGACAAGCTGATCAATGTTGCCTTAAGGGGTTCAGTTTCTGCCAACCTGcatggaaggagcagggagttctgccagcactgccagctcaggtGAGCACTGTGGGAATGCATGAGTCTTGCTGGCCTTGTGCAGAGATGTTCTGGACATGCTTTGCATGGTGCAGCTGCGGATCTTGGGTTCgagcctgagcagagctgtagGTTTCTGTTCCAGATGGTCAGGGTGAGTTCACAAGCACAGTCATTCCTGTTTCTCTTTACCAGCATGTGTTGGGTGATTTCCTAAGAGAAGATACAAGCCTCTGTGCAATCTCCTCCATATGAGCAAGACATACATAGCCACAGCTCTGTGAAGGTAAGCTCTTTCCTCTGGCTAAAGACAAAGTGATGTCCTCTTACTACAGCATTCATGGAGTATGAGTTCAGACTTGATGGATACTGGGGAAAACAAGAGGCTGACCCCAGTGTTGATGGCTACAGATAACtagaagaggaaggagggcaGGATGCTGGGGTCTCTGCAGGTGACATTCAGTATTCCCCAGACTGAAAGCAATGCACTCCTCCCTCCCCGGCA from Haemorhous mexicanus isolate bHaeMex1 chromosome 17, bHaeMex1.pri, whole genome shotgun sequence encodes the following:
- the IL4R gene encoding interleukin-4 receptor subunit alpha isoform X1; its protein translation is MARLPSAAPYTLWILFFSYTTNEVLTAGHMQEFACFTDYDKELVCHWKVPAQTNCSKEFVLYYSKETSVSNKCVPENEKDSLRCTCTIYPEYFVSGLTYILALQFNGTDTWNYNVTPALVVKPRAPKNLAIEKAENGNFNLSWEESYSHPSFLSGQPVIYEVKYWRKQHPTEVSVKTINYQAKSFEITASSLKRGYDYVASLRCNYVDYPAYWSEWSEEVEFHYDYRVKAEDILQMAVPTSCILIMAGSIICYFCFTKVKKEWWDQIPNPAKSQSVVKNVQFSVLCYFDEIKFPFQDLKQSHMEQQISCKNCLTQSLSSQNFKGKDNIRNVGKSCNCHSKSEEWLPKGSSAVLTPDTIPVEECIEICVCLTDSETESQEETGKQITMFEPCESSIGAVREHPEHNELLANMFDALLADENNMEDNKGPNIPTAERKTLENVGSENPSQQNPKESAAQSPQRCDISHTTPLFTKASQDDYNCSTASKESELSEESFESGYQSSSINSASLDARDLQQMVHQSRLLCHSESELDSCVLAQESTNKSLFGTETDRINSPADKSFDTLVSASMGLCRSVYKSCDTLLSPSLEPCGSAYRSFNMLVSACKEPSSSAYKSFSALMSQSMANTSLTLGLESVPSLPPLRQLSETPKCSCRDQSAQPASKQMCYHNYGSPGTELDFPNTCSEHTDFLSFSTHANEGASVFLSEEEMHKRVIYQNAQRKTDIISCPIAPQPSGYQPLGSSGKCNGLYWDSDNEVMSTSLYESFINLCNNLNEAPPDTAICESDPRIKDGVCLTVQGSDCTTVPGLASSENDTQTSDGSPWINSTNELYGDENTIRDEQLLHLLEMKGQDLDSRERATKATKWKSFNPTGKVMQEGCDNRLKY
- the IL4R gene encoding interleukin-4 receptor subunit alpha isoform X2, encoding MALIRGITMLHQPLLPVIYEVKYWRKQHPTEVSVKTINYQAKSFEITASSLKRGYDYVASLRCNYVDYPAYWSEWSEEVEFHYDYRVKAEDILQMAVPTSCILIMAGSIICYFCFTKVKKEWWDQIPNPAKSQSVVKNVQFSVLCYFDEIKFPFQDLKQSHMEQQISCKNCLTQSLSSQNFKGKDNIRNVGKSCNCHSKSEEWLPKGSSAVLTPDTIPVEECIEICVCLTDSETESQEETGKQITMFEPCESSIGAVREHPEHNELLANMFDALLADENNMEDNKGPNIPTAERKTLENVGSENPSQQNPKESAAQSPQRCDISHTTPLFTKASQDDYNCSTASKESELSEESFESGYQSSSINSASLDARDLQQMVHQSRLLCHSESELDSCVLAQESTNKSLFGTETDRINSPADKSFDTLVSASMGLCRSVYKSCDTLLSPSLEPCGSAYRSFNMLVSACKEPSSSAYKSFSALMSQSMANTSLTLGLESVPSLPPLRQLSETPKCSCRDQSAQPASKQMCYHNYGSPGTELDFPNTCSEHTDFLSFSTHANEGASVFLSEEEMHKRVIYQNAQRKTDIISCPIAPQPSGYQPLGSSGKCNGLYWDSDNEVMSTSLYESFINLCNNLNEAPPDTAICESDPRIKDGVCLTVQGSDCTTVPGLASSENDTQTSDGSPWINSTNELYGDENTIRDEQLLHLLEMKGQDLDSRERATKATKWKSFNPTGKVMQEGCDNRLKY